GCCTTTCtcattttgtttaatttgtaattttgttatGAGATAGTAAAGGGGTAAGACTTTATTCATGTATCTTGCCGGGATATGGCCAACTCGTTATTTTGCATGTGATGCCAAATCTACATACACATGATGGAttgatataaaatatctaaacaCTTTATCTTTTTGAAAGATAATAGTTTATATGGACAGTGCATATCATTTAGACATTGTTCatatattttcatatagttaGTAACATATAAAGTAATAAAATGAGAACACccaataaattacaaaatatcgAAATGGCAAATGAGCAAcattaacaataaaaataataataaaaaaattaactcatactccctccgtccctgaaaatttatccCAATttaccatttcggtccgtccctgaaaatttgtcccacttcaaacttactaaaaattgaCATATCTATTTAGTCCTCCACATTCTTGTTATTTGCACTTTGCCCCTCTCAATTACAATCGAGTGATGCATTTTGCATTCCACCCTTTCGCCTCCCTCATTACTCCACCGACGCCTTCACTCTACACAACCACACACCGCCTCCTTCATCAATGCACAACCACCCACCGTCCTGCGAGGTAGAAAATCGACGCCTTCCCCGAACAAGCAGTCGGGGGTAACAACGGAGGAAAAGTGGAGAAAACGCGACGGTTGCTGTGAAACAGCAGTGACCAAGCCGGAGAAAGGAACGACGGTCGCGAACACGCCGGAGGAGAGAGAGGAGCAAGAGTCGGCGCCGCTGCCTCCGAGTTTTCGACGGTAGGCCAGAGGTTGGGAAGGTCCGAGCTGGCTGGTTTGGAGAGAAAATCCGAGAGAGAGGAGGACCGGCGACAAGGGGGCCGGAATCCCCACCATGCGTCCGCTAAGTCGCCGGGAAAATGGGCGCCGATCGAAGAGCTAGGGTTTCGTCTGGGAAATTTTGAGGAATTggggaagaaaataaaatgtgaattagGGGGGGGGGGTGTTGGCTGATGGGTGTTAGGGAGTATATTTAGTTTTAGGTCAAATGCATTATTCTATTTGGGTGTAAGGGAGTATATTTAATCACACCtcatttaaacaaaataaaagaaatgcaTCCATGTGGGACCCAAACTCCACTACACTCtttcatttaatacaaagtcaaacaactccttaaaacccgtgcccggtcaaaccgggacgaattttgggggacggagggagtataaaaaaacGTTATTTTACCCGACTCATACATCTTCAACACCTTTCAGGCTTTCACCAATGTTTCATAATATAAGATTGTTTAGAAAATATTGCATCCCTTGTgactagtaatttttttttcaatttgtgTCATATTTAAAATCATTCCGACTTCAATTTAGGTAAATTTCCTTATAAAAAAGACATTATTTTACATGACTCATACATCTTCGGCACCTTTCATGCTTTCACCATATTTCATAGATTGTTTATAGAAAATATTGCATCCACTACtaccaataattttatttttttttcaatttgattGATAACAAAAATCATTCCGGCTTAAATTTTGGTAAATTTCTTTCTCTAATGAGACATGTCACATTTTCTAGGAGAATAATCTAATCATATTCTCTATATAAATCATGCTAATATctatattaattttacatttaaatTTGTACTTATCCACCACCAAACATACATATTTTTCCAAGATTTTATCATAGACGAGCAAGTtgctaattaataaaaataaaagtagactgaatattgaatatttaaatacaaTGAAGTTTCCACAACTTAATAAATGCTGTCACATGGAAGACAGTAATTAAATTGTAGTAGAAATCACTAGAAAAGCTATCCAACAAAACTGTTCCCCATTAATGAATACTATATCGATCAACCAATAACTGAACCCGATTGTTCATCCAAATCATTTTCCACAATAAAGAACCATAATTGTCAATGGTTGGgaaaaaatcaaatgaaaagatAATTTTGTTTATGAAAAAAGGTTGGCTTTAAAGCGCTTTTGGTCATCCCGTGGTGGGCCGGGTCGGTGCACGCTGATGGTGACACTCCCATTTAATAGTAACGCACCACACACACTAGATGCATGCACTTTCACACTTACAATTCAAGGCTTGATTATTTAATCCGTTTTCCATCCCCAAAATTGCTTCTTGGCTATTGAATTTGAGGAATTTCGAGGGCAAAAATGGAGGCAGAGTGTGTAAGTGTGAGTAGATACCACCGGCATCAGCCTTGCGAGCATCAGTGCTCTTCTTGCGTGGTCAAGCACATCAAGGCGCCAGTTGACATTGTAAATTCTTGCACAACActgtttttcttttgtaaagatttgatctttattttcttgctaTTGAATTTTTTAGCTTTGAATTGCAGAGATGAGTTGTGGGACTCTGTGTTTTTGCTTATCTCTCTCTGGATTCTTGATCCTTTTTTTCTTGATAGCATATGATAGCCCACTTTTATCTGATTTGTGTGAGATTGAAGATGTGGGCTTTGATGAAAACTTATGGCTTGACTGCTATTTCTTGGAATTTTTGATCTGGTATCTGATTTAGGCTCAGATGTTAAAAATTTGATCTTGATCCCTTGTTTTTTTGGATACTAgttttaaaatgtaaaatataggTGAATTTGGATTTCTGTATTGCTAATTTAAAGATAATGGTGAAAAGGTCAAATCTTTAGCGAGAGATCTGTTTTGGTGATAGAAACAGGATAGCTGATTCATAGAATGAGAAGAAAAGGGGTGGAAATCAGCCTCAGCTCTTATGCAAAACTAGACTGCTGAGAAatttgtttcatttgaatttgaattggaaTTGATGTGGTTCATCTTGTTTTATGCTTAGATTGCTTCTAAATTGACTTAGGTATCAAGACTGAATTCTATGTGTTCGTTTAGGTTTGGTCGTTGGTTAGGAGATTCGATCAGCCACAGAAGTACAAGCCCTTTGTTAGTCGGTGCATTGTGCAAGGTGATCTGAAGATTGGGAGTGTTAGAGAGGTCAATGTGAAGTCGGGACTCCCTGCAACAACGAGCACTGAGAGGTTGGAAATGCTCAATGATCAAGAACATATACTCGGAGTCAAGTTTGTCGGTGGTGATCATAGACTTAAGGTACAATCTTGTTCTGCTCTGCTCATATTTTGGAGTATGTAGCTCAATGGTAGTTCGATAATCCAAATGCTTAAATACTGCTGGATCTTGCAGAATTACTCGTCAATAACCACAGTCCATCACGATGTAATTGATGGGACGGAAGGGACAAAAGTTATCGAATCATTTGTCGTGGATGTGCCCAATGGGAATACTCAAGACGAAACGTGCTACTTCGTGAAAGCTTTAATCAACTGCAACCTCAAGTCTTTGGCTGATGTCTCAGAAAGAATGGCAATGAGAGGACTAGTTTCCACTAGCCAACCACCTACTCTACATTGATACGCCATTCCAATGAAATCCTTCGTTGGCATCAAGATTTTGTCGGGTTTTCTTGGACACCCTAGGACAGTTTGCCTCTCCTCTTGTTGTGAGTCTGTATGTTTTCTGATGGAGTAAGTTATTCCTAGAACACCAAGAATGCATCCATGTATGTACAAATTGTTTGTGAATCTCTTGCCTCTTTGCAAATTACTACAAGGCTatgtgtatatgtatatgtgaaATGTACATGTTTTGTGCTTCTCGGGATCGTTCCTAGTCCTTTTATTGGGCGATTCCGAGGTGAAGTTTGTCGAACTGTGTTTCTCTCAGTCATGGGATCGTTCACTCGACCGACTGGGTCGGCCCAAATGTTGGAACTTCGTATTGTCAATGATTTCTTTCGTTTATCATGATAATCTTTCGTCGTTTTGTTTTTGGCTTGTATCACTTTCATTTAGTTGTAGGTGGAGATAAAATGCTTGGATTAAGATTTACTCCATTCATTTTGGGGTAATCCATTAGCTAAACCGCTTTTGATTAATGATTTGGCCTCAAATAGTAAGATAGGAAAGTTGTTTGTTTTTAATGACTATTGATGTTTCCCTCGTGAACAAAGGTCGTTTTCCGCATTGGGCATCTTCGTAGATAAGGATGTACGATTTTTCTTAGAtttgatgaaagaaaagttATAAATCACATGGTTATGTAGTTGATTGTATATCGTTTTTTTCGTAGTAcatatatgcatatataaaaCTAAGCAATTTTAACTTAACCTCAATCCAAATCATCATTTCAAAGGGTATACGGAAATGCTGGATAAGATATTTAAATCCATCATTTCATTCTCAACCCTATCTTTATAAATATTCATCATTTTTACTCCTTGTTTTTGTATCATGATGAAAAAGAAGGAATGATTTGAAAGAGAGAgacttttctattttttcattgGTAAGTAAAAATCGAAATTTACAGGTTGTGTCATGGCAGACTCGCACTCGAGCCCATTAGCCTCGATAACCACTCCAATCTGAGCCATTAAAGATATGTTTGCCTCGTTCCCAAACGAAGGGATAATATAATGAGATGCAAATTTGAGAGTGCAAATTGGACCCATATGACTACAAATTGATGCCTGAAAATGGAATTCAGAACtcttcaaaaaagaaaaataaaaaaaaaagaaaagaaaagagaggtcgaaaccattaattaatttattatattaatatttgaaatttttaatatttaaaagcCCAAACAATAAATTAACCGACATACTGAACTCTGTAGGGAAATACTTGGGCCCATTATTATTTGATACAGCTAACCCAAGCCCATTACACAACAAGAGCAAATAGCAGAGAGAATAGAAGAAAATAAGCTGCAATGAAGAACAAAGAGGAAATCGCGGCTATGGCGGGAGAGGAAGCTGATGGAGCCGCCGCCGGTGAGGGTTCAATGCTTATGTTTGATTTTTTTCGTTTATTTATGTTTCTAATTCGTAGCCAAGTTTATTTGGATCGTTATATAGTAGCTGAAATTTCTAAGTCATTCTACCTTGATGTATTTCGGTTCAAATGTGGAGTTTGTGTGAGAATTGCGAGTGAATTCAGTATTTTGTTCCGTAGTTAGGGTTTCGGTACTGTAATTGTCAAAGGGGAATGACGCTGTATGAATATTTCCTCAAATTTTATGCACTTGTTTCACTGAATTCGattttgaagtttctaattctcagagtatttgattttgatgcaTAATGGAGtagatgtttttttttgttttaaactAAAGTCAGCTGTATTCATGTGAGAAATCCGAATAGATTTGACAATTTCTTCCCAAATTAGAGTTATTCATATGCTGAAATGATCTTGTTTCCAGAGTGTAATTTCTTTAGGAAGCCATCAAAGGGGAAGAACATAAGGAAACGAACCGCCGTTGAAGAGGCGGAAGGCGAAGAAGAAGATTCTAACTCTGGGAGCGCAGTGGTGTATAAGAAGAAACAGGCTGCCGCTGACAACAAGCTGCTCTTTTCTAGTGGTCCGTTGAAGACTTCGAAAGGGTCTGAGCCTGAAAAACAGAAAGAAACTGTCTTTGAGTATGAGTCATCCAGAGAAATTCAGGTCCAAAATGATAGTAGGGCGACTGCCACTTTAGAGACAGAGACCGACTTCTCAAGGGATGCCCGGGCGATTAGAGAGCGTGTTCTGAAGCAAGCTGAAGCGGCATTGAAGGGCAAGAACAAGAGTGCTGGAGACGAGAAGTTGTATAAAGGGTTACATGGGTATACAGATTATAAGGCAAGAGAAAGGCTGCTGAAGGAAAATGACATCGCAAATAATGTTTTGGCAAATTTCTGTTTGTTTTTGTCTTCTCGTTGTAAGATCAATTTTATTACTTGTATCGACTTTTCCTTTTTGATGATACTGTTGTATATTGAACAATTAGTCATGTATTCTCAGAGAACAAGCCTTCACATATTATTGCCATGTTGAAGAATGTTTTCTTCGGtttctctctctcaattcaGCACGGTGATGCTCTTTCTGATAATCTGttcttaattattaaaaaaagtcCCCCAAAACTTTCTGTAATTTgatacaattcaggtttttCCTGTTTCGTTTTTCTGTTTTTACTTGGCGTTAATCTTGCATAAAAGCACAGGACAAAAGGAACAATGTTATCATCTCAAAAATGATTCTACTACAAAGAATTTTCTATATTCACTGCTGTAATCTCCACCTCTTGGTATGTACAGAGACCATTGCCATGCTTGTTTCAACAATTTACATGGTTTCATTGCAACAACTCTCTGCAGGAACACTTGCCCTCTTTAAAATGGTGAAACCGTATGCCATCTTTGAGGATGATCTCGCGCTTTCTTGCCAGGGATGTGTATTTGGCAAAGGTGTGGCAGTCTGCACAAATTGTTGTATTCTTGATGACCCTGATTGGTGTATTGGTCTTCGTTTGGATCAGGCCGAATGTGATTGCTCTTTTCTCTGTATGAGAGAG
This DNA window, taken from Salvia splendens isolate huo1 chromosome 18, SspV2, whole genome shotgun sequence, encodes the following:
- the LOC121775845 gene encoding zinc finger CCCH domain-containing protein 1-like; translated protein: MKNKEEIAAMAGEEADGAAAECNFFRKPSKGKNIRKRTAVEEAEGEEEDSNSGSAVVYKKKQAAADNKLLFSSGPLKTSKGSEPEKQKETVFEYESSREIQVQNDSRATATLETETDFSRDARAIRERVLKQAEAALKGKNKSAGDEKLYKGLHGYTDYKARERLLKENDIANNVLANFCLFLSSRCKINFITCIDFSFLMILLYIEQLVMYSQRTSLHILLPC
- the LOC121776341 gene encoding abscisic acid receptor PYL3-like, which produces MEAECVSVSRYHRHQPCEHQCSSCVVKHIKAPVDIVWSLVRRFDQPQKYKPFVSRCIVQGDLKIGSVREVNVKSGLPATTSTERLEMLNDQEHILGVKFVGGDHRLKNYSSITTVHHDVIDGTEGTKVIESFVVDVPNGNTQDETCYFVKALINCNLKSLADVSERMAMRGLVSTSQPPTLH